In Haematobia irritans isolate KBUSLIRL chromosome 1, ASM5000362v1, whole genome shotgun sequence, a genomic segment contains:
- the lsn gene encoding vacuolar-sorting protein SNF8, translating to MRRRVGLGAIQHQQIAAEKLKDKGTDIQESQLEQMTKQMEVFRQKLEEFSISHKQDIKKNAQFRKQFQEMCAAIGVDPLASGKGFWSVLGMGDFYYELGVQVVEVCLAANHKTGGLMELNELRRRLIAARGQNAVHQEITNEDILMASKKLSIFGNGFVVHKVGKGKYIVQSIPGELSMEETTILTQASNTEQGFITLSMLTEQLGWSDYRARQSLEKVVSEGLCWIDEQDEETSYWFPSLFPGRTTQVNAT from the exons ATGAGACGGCGAGTTGGATTAGGTGCCATTCAGCATCAACAGATAGCTGCTGAGAAATTAAAAGACAAGGGAACGGATATACAGGAAAGTCAATTGGAACAAATGACCAAACAGATGGAAGTGTTTCGTCAAAAACTTGAAGAATTTTCGATCAGCCATAAACAGGATATCAAGAAGAATGCTCAATTTCGAAAACAATTCCAAGAAATGTGTGCCGCTATCGGCGTGGATCCCTTGGCTAGTGGTAAAGGTTTCTGGAGCGTTTTGGGAATGGGTGATTTTTATTACGAATTAGGTGTGCAGGTTGTCGAAGTATGTCTGGCTGCGAATCATAAAACGG gTGGTTTAATGGAATTAAATGAATTGAGACGTCGTTTAATAGCAGCTAGGGGCCAAAATGCAGTACACCAGGAAATAACAAATGAAGATATACTAATGGCTAGCAAGAAGTTGAGTATATTTGGAAACGG ATTTGTTGTTCACAAAGTAGGCAAAGGAAAATATATAGTCCAGTCTATACCAGGAGAACTGAGCATGGAGGAAACGACGATTTTAACCCAGGCTTCAAATACGGAACAGGGTTTTATAACTCTTTCAATGTTAACCGAACAATTAGG ATGGTCCGACTACAGAGCCCGTCAATCTTTGGAGAAAGTTGTTAGTGAAGGTCTCTGTTGGATTGATGAACAAGATGAGGAAACAAGTTATTGGTTTCCAAGTTTATTTCCCGGCAGGACGACCCAAGTAAATGCAACATGA